A genome region from Sceloporus undulatus isolate JIND9_A2432 ecotype Alabama chromosome 1, SceUnd_v1.1, whole genome shotgun sequence includes the following:
- the DNAJB9 gene encoding dnaJ homolog subfamily B member 9: MATTHSIFIFALCILMITELILAAKSYYDILGVPKSASDRQIKKAFHKLAMKYHPDKNKSPGAEAKFREIAEAYETLSDENKRREYDQFGHAEGRKSNSNAFQDFNFNFDDLFKDFDFFGQNHNMQSRKHFENHFRSHQQAHSRQRRSFPDFSFGAGLFDDVFEDMEKMFSFGGFDNTHRQTMRTGSKFHGSSKHCRTVTQRRGNMVTTFTDCSGQ; this comes from the exons ATGGCTACTACACACTCTATCTTCATATTTGCACTTTGTATTTTAATGATAACAGAATTAATACTGGCCGCAAAGAGTTATTATGACATTCTTGGTGTCCCCAAAAGTGCATCTGATAGACAAATCAAGAAGGCATTTCACAAACTAGCGATGAAATACCATCCAGATAAAAACAAAAGTCCTGGAGCAGAAGCAAAATTCCGAGAAATTGCAGAAG CATATGAAACATTATCTGATGAAAATAAACGTAGAGAGTACGACCAGTTCGGCCATGCCgaaggaagaaaaagcaacagCAACGCGTTCCAAGACTTCAACTTCAATTTTGATGACTTGTTTAAAGACTTTGACTTCTTTGGCCAAAACCACAACATGCAGTCaaggaaacattttgaaaatcACTTTCGAAGTCATCAACAGGCTCACAGCAGGCAAAGACGTTCTTTTCCAGACTTttcatttggagcaggactgttTGACGATGTATTTGAGGACatggaaaaaatgttttcatttggtgGCTTTGACAATACACACCGGCAGACAATGCGGACTGGGAGCAAATTCCATGGATCTAGTAAGCATTGCAGAACTGTCACTCAACGCCGAGGAAACATGGTTACTACATTTACAGACTGTTCTGGGCAGTAA